A window of the Deinobacterium chartae genome harbors these coding sequences:
- the ybeY gene encoding rRNA maturation RNase YbeY, producing the protein MIELVINKRPPSGLRPALRRSLGAVMRHYGVQDRAVTVVLTDDAEIRALKLQHWGEDAATDVLSFPAWEPGDPFMPPHLGDIVISLDTARLQGEARGHSLTREVALLASHGLTHLMGHDHPHAPGLGFEETGNSPEWEVFHEAARVAYAHLED; encoded by the coding sequence ATGATCGAACTGGTCATCAACAAACGTCCCCCCAGCGGCCTGCGCCCCGCACTGCGGCGCTCGCTGGGGGCGGTGATGCGCCACTACGGCGTGCAAGACCGCGCGGTCACGGTGGTCCTTACCGACGACGCCGAGATCCGCGCGCTCAAATTGCAGCACTGGGGAGAGGACGCCGCCACCGACGTCCTCTCGTTCCCCGCCTGGGAGCCCGGAGATCCGTTCATGCCCCCGCACCTGGGCGACATCGTGATCTCGCTGGACACCGCCCGCCTCCAGGGCGAAGCCCGTGGGCACAGCCTGACCCGCGAGGTGGCACTGCTGGCCTCGCACGGCCTGACCCACCTGATGGGCCACGACCATCCGCACGCCCCCGGCCTCGGTTTCGAGGAAACCGGTAACTCACCCGAATGGGAGGTATTCCATGAGGCCGCCCGCGTCGCCTACGCGCACCTCGAGGATTGA
- a CDS encoding diacylglycerol kinase codes for MRPPASPTRTSRIDLPKHTLGQAFGFAWQGVRYCYRTQRNFRIELAAGAAALTASVWLGRGLAEVALCVMLVLVLEMLNTALEALVDLVTPDYHPLAKIVKDTGAGVVLVASLGSVVVGLIVLGPPLWQRLLG; via the coding sequence ATGAGGCCGCCCGCGTCGCCTACGCGCACCTCGAGGATTGACCTTCCCAAGCACACCCTGGGGCAGGCCTTCGGCTTCGCCTGGCAGGGTGTGCGCTACTGCTACCGCACCCAGCGCAACTTCCGCATCGAACTGGCCGCCGGGGCCGCGGCGTTGACGGCCAGCGTGTGGCTGGGTCGCGGACTGGCCGAGGTCGCGCTGTGCGTGATGCTGGTGCTGGTGCTCGAGATGCTCAACACCGCCCTCGAGGCGCTGGTGGACCTGGTAACGCCCGATTACCACCCTCTGGCCAAGATCGTGAAGGACACCGGGGCAGGGGTGGTACTGGTGGCCTCGCTGGGTTCGGTGGTAGTCGGCCTGATCGTGCTCGGTCCGCCCCTGTGGCAGCGGCTGCTCGGCTAA
- a CDS encoding DUF4142 domain-containing protein: protein MMRLLIAPLMLTLSLAACAPAQTQSPAARPAAMAALPSNPDALFMMAVSMTNHFEIESSQAALTKSSRADVREYAQRMITEHTNAERQLAQMAAARNVPLPGQPGPDQRLKIMYASQLSGPNFDAVYLANQIVGHESAVALLQSEIGAGRDPQAVAMARQMLPIIQDHLAHARRLAGTGNPQ from the coding sequence ATGATGCGACTGCTCATTGCTCCGCTGATGCTCACCCTCTCCCTCGCCGCCTGCGCGCCCGCGCAGACCCAGAGTCCCGCTGCCCGCCCGGCGGCTATGGCAGCGCTGCCGTCCAACCCCGACGCGCTCTTTATGATGGCGGTCTCGATGACTAACCACTTCGAGATCGAATCTTCGCAGGCAGCCCTCACCAAGAGCAGCCGCGCCGACGTGCGCGAGTACGCCCAGCGCATGATTACCGAGCACACCAACGCCGAGCGCCAGCTCGCACAGATGGCCGCTGCCCGCAACGTCCCGCTGCCCGGGCAGCCCGGACCGGACCAGCGCCTCAAGATCATGTACGCCTCGCAGCTCAGTGGCCCGAACTTTGATGCGGTTTACCTTGCCAACCAGATCGTGGGGCACGAGTCCGCGGTGGCGCTGCTGCAATCCGAGATCGGCGCAGGCCGTGACCCGCAGGCGGTCGCCATGGCCCGGCAGATGCTGCCGATCATTCAAGATCACCTGGCGCACGCCCGCAGGCTGGCCGGAACGGGCAACCCCCAGTAG
- the glpK gene encoding glycerol kinase GlpK: MKYILALDQGTTSSRAIVFDHDGNIVAAAQKEFNQIFPQPGWVEHDGEEIWSTQIGVAQEAIARAGLRAADIAAIGITNQRETAIIWDRATGRPIHNAIVWQDRRTAQFCDQLRAQGHEPVFQQKTGLLIDAYFSGTKVKWMLDNVEGARERAERGELAFGTIDSWLIYNLTGRQLHVTDATNASRTLLYNIHTGDWDDELLALLNVPRSILPEVRSSSEVYGETVGGLFGAQVPIAGIAGDQQAATFGQACVEKGMAKNTYGTGCFMLLNTGTDAVPSKNKLLTTVAWKLGGRTDYALEGSIFIAGAVVQWLRDSLGIIRNSEDVEALAASVPDSDGVYLVPAFVGLGAPHWDSYARGTIIGLTRGSTSAHIARAALEAIAYQTADVLEAMQNDAGVQLSELRVDGGAARNDLLMQFQADILGVPVVRPRVTETTALGAAYLAGLAVGFWESEQQIAQQWQVERRFEPQMSAADRERRLTEWRRAVERARNWEPSEEAARD; this comes from the coding sequence ATGAAGTACATCCTCGCACTCGACCAGGGCACCACCTCCTCGCGTGCCATCGTCTTTGACCACGACGGCAACATCGTCGCTGCTGCCCAGAAGGAATTCAACCAGATCTTCCCGCAGCCGGGCTGGGTCGAGCACGACGGCGAGGAAATCTGGAGCACCCAGATCGGCGTAGCCCAAGAGGCCATCGCCCGCGCGGGTCTGCGCGCCGCCGACATCGCCGCCATCGGCATCACCAACCAGCGCGAGACCGCCATCATCTGGGACCGCGCCACCGGCCGCCCGATCCACAACGCCATCGTGTGGCAAGACCGCCGCACCGCCCAGTTCTGTGACCAGCTGCGCGCTCAGGGCCACGAACCGGTTTTCCAGCAGAAGACCGGCCTCCTGATCGACGCCTACTTCTCGGGCACCAAGGTCAAGTGGATGCTCGACAACGTCGAAGGTGCGCGCGAGCGCGCCGAGCGCGGCGAGCTGGCGTTTGGCACCATCGACTCGTGGCTGATCTACAACCTCACCGGCAGGCAGCTGCACGTCACCGACGCCACCAACGCCTCGAGGACGTTGCTCTACAACATCCACACCGGTGACTGGGACGACGAGCTGCTCGCGCTGCTGAACGTGCCGCGCAGCATCCTGCCCGAGGTGCGCTCCTCGAGCGAGGTGTACGGTGAGACGGTGGGCGGACTGTTCGGCGCGCAGGTGCCGATCGCGGGCATCGCCGGTGACCAGCAGGCCGCCACCTTCGGTCAGGCCTGCGTCGAGAAGGGTATGGCCAAGAACACCTACGGCACCGGCTGCTTCATGCTGCTCAACACCGGCACCGACGCGGTTCCCAGCAAGAACAAGCTGCTGACCACCGTCGCCTGGAAGCTCGGTGGCCGCACCGACTACGCCCTCGAGGGCAGCATCTTCATCGCCGGGGCCGTGGTGCAGTGGCTGCGCGACAGCCTGGGCATCATCCGCAACTCCGAGGACGTTGAGGCCCTGGCCGCCTCGGTGCCCGACAGCGACGGCGTGTACCTGGTACCCGCCTTCGTGGGCCTGGGTGCTCCGCACTGGGACTCGTACGCCCGCGGCACCATCATCGGCCTGACCCGTGGCTCCACCAGCGCCCACATCGCCCGCGCGGCCCTCGAGGCCATCGCCTACCAGACCGCTGACGTCCTCGAGGCGATGCAGAACGACGCCGGAGTGCAGCTCAGCGAGCTGCGCGTAGACGGCGGCGCGGCGCGCAACGACCTGCTGATGCAGTTCCAGGCGGACATCCTGGGCGTGCCGGTGGTGCGTCCGCGCGTGACCGAGACCACCGCGCTGGGCGCTGCCTACCTGGCCGGTCTGGCGGTCGGTTTCTGGGAGAGCGAGCAGCAGATCGCCCAGCAGTGGCAGGTTGAGCGCCGCTTCGAGCCGCAGATGAGCGCTGCGGACCGTGAGCGTCGCCTGACCGAGTGGCGCCGCGCGGTAGAGCGCGCCCGTAACTGGGAGCCCTCCGAGGAAGCGGCGCGCGACTGA
- a CDS encoding MIP/aquaporin family protein, with protein sequence MRFTLSQEFWAEFFGTMVLLLFGAGVVAMVQLFGSNPPIPGQIVNGGYTNITLGWGFAVIMGIYIAGTVSGAHLNPAVTIALAATGRFPWAKAPAYIIAQVLGAFLGAAIVFAVYYAKWIQVDPTLSNTAGVFSTFPAVPGFWPGFIDQVVGTALLMALILAIGDKLNNKQGAAFAPLVVGFVVMAIGMSFGGMHGYAINPARDFGPRLFSVLAGFQNNGLTDGSGVWLIPIIGPIVGAILGALAYDLVIGRSLIRAHAKHEEISGTDPTHKETV encoded by the coding sequence ATGCGCTTCACACTCTCACAGGAATTCTGGGCGGAGTTTTTCGGCACGATGGTTCTGTTGCTGTTCGGAGCCGGTGTGGTTGCCATGGTTCAGCTGTTTGGCAGCAACCCCCCCATCCCCGGTCAGATCGTCAACGGTGGTTACACCAACATCACCCTGGGCTGGGGATTCGCGGTGATCATGGGTATCTATATCGCCGGAACCGTCAGTGGTGCTCACCTCAACCCGGCCGTGACCATCGCCCTGGCCGCCACCGGCCGCTTCCCCTGGGCCAAGGCTCCGGCCTACATCATCGCCCAGGTCCTCGGTGCCTTCCTCGGCGCGGCCATCGTGTTCGCGGTGTACTACGCCAAGTGGATCCAGGTGGACCCCACCCTCTCGAACACCGCCGGCGTGTTCTCGACCTTCCCGGCCGTGCCCGGCTTCTGGCCCGGCTTCATCGACCAGGTGGTCGGTACCGCCCTGCTGATGGCGCTGATCCTGGCCATCGGTGACAAGCTCAACAACAAGCAGGGCGCGGCCTTCGCACCGCTGGTCGTTGGTTTCGTGGTGATGGCCATCGGCATGTCCTTCGGCGGCATGCACGGCTACGCCATCAACCCTGCCCGCGACTTTGGCCCCAGGCTCTTTAGCGTACTGGCCGGCTTCCAGAACAACGGCCTGACCGACGGTAGCGGCGTGTGGCTGATCCCGATCATCGGCCCGATCGTGGGTGCTATTCTCGGAGCCCTGGCTTACGATCTGGTCATCGGGCGCAGCCTGATCCGTGCGCACGCCAAGCATGAAGAAATTTCGGGAACCGACCCGACCCACAAGGAGACCGTCTGA
- a CDS encoding hemolysin family protein: MLLKLAAALGLVFLNGFFVATEFALIGVRRTRIDQLAEEGNSSAKLAQGAVRNLDLYIAGTQLGITMASLGLGWLGEPTIGRMIEAFLHAYFPALEGQGWVRTIEVIIAFGLITTLHIVLGELAPKTLALQRPTEISLLVIRPMIAFIQVFRWAIQSMNWLGNRVVRTLGLPPVPAHASVHTEEELKMLVSASRQEGVLEENEKELLYNVFDLSDKQVREIMTPRVDMVAVPSDMALDAFVSIYEEHGYSRVPVYSETIDNIVGIVYARDLIKYRDALAQTVTGQIMQPTYYAPESMNILDIFKIMQSRKIIMSVVVDEFGGTAGIVTLEDVLEEIVGEIYDETDEEEEKPVQHLGEGVYLLDAGLHTDEVEEVLGIRSIDEDDEADYDTLSGFIYHRFGYIPRIGETTEYAGWRFEIIEGDERRVTKIRAERTEPAALEAAPE; the protein is encoded by the coding sequence TTGCTGCTCAAGCTCGCCGCCGCGCTCGGTCTGGTATTCCTCAACGGTTTTTTTGTCGCCACCGAATTCGCGCTGATCGGCGTGCGCCGCACCCGTATCGATCAACTGGCCGAGGAGGGCAACTCCTCGGCCAAACTGGCGCAGGGCGCGGTACGCAACCTGGACCTGTACATCGCCGGAACGCAGCTTGGCATCACCATGGCCAGCCTGGGCCTGGGCTGGCTGGGCGAGCCGACCATCGGCCGCATGATCGAGGCCTTCTTGCACGCCTACTTCCCGGCCCTCGAGGGCCAGGGCTGGGTACGCACCATCGAAGTGATCATCGCCTTCGGGCTGATCACCACCTTGCACATCGTGCTGGGCGAGCTCGCCCCCAAGACCCTGGCACTGCAACGCCCTACCGAGATCAGCCTGCTGGTCATCCGCCCGATGATCGCCTTTATCCAGGTGTTCCGTTGGGCCATCCAGAGCATGAACTGGCTGGGCAACAGGGTCGTGCGCACCCTGGGACTCCCCCCGGTCCCGGCGCACGCCTCGGTGCACACCGAAGAGGAACTCAAGATGCTGGTGTCCGCCTCGAGGCAAGAGGGCGTGCTCGAGGAAAACGAGAAAGAGCTGCTCTACAACGTCTTTGACCTCTCGGACAAGCAGGTGCGCGAGATCATGACCCCGCGTGTGGACATGGTCGCCGTTCCCTCGGACATGGCGCTCGATGCCTTCGTGTCGATCTACGAGGAGCACGGTTACAGCCGGGTGCCGGTGTACAGCGAGACCATCGACAACATCGTGGGCATCGTGTACGCCCGGGACCTGATCAAGTACCGCGACGCGCTCGCCCAGACCGTCACCGGGCAGATCATGCAGCCCACCTACTACGCGCCCGAGTCGATGAACATCCTCGACATCTTCAAGATCATGCAGTCACGCAAGATCATCATGAGCGTGGTGGTCGACGAGTTCGGGGGCACGGCGGGCATCGTGACCCTCGAGGACGTTCTCGAAGAAATCGTGGGCGAGATCTACGACGAGACCGACGAGGAGGAAGAAAAGCCGGTGCAGCACCTCGGCGAGGGCGTGTATCTGCTCGACGCGGGCCTGCATACCGACGAGGTCGAGGAGGTACTGGGCATCCGCTCGATCGACGAGGACGACGAAGCCGACTACGACACGCTCTCGGGTTTTATTTACCACCGCTTCGGCTATATTCCTCGAATCGGCGAAACCACCGAGTACGCCGGATGGCGTTTTGAGATCATCGAAGGCGACGAGCGCCGCGTCACCAAGATCCGCGCCGAGCGCACCGAGCCCGCCGCCCTCGAGGCGGCCCCCGAATAA
- the cdd gene encoding cytidine deaminase — protein MMDPTLLEAAQAAFKQAYAPFSRFRVGSALRSASGRVFFGANVENSSYGLTRCAEQSSVQTMVSSGEREFGQIVVYSESSPPASPCGACRQILFEFAPEAEVYCTNHLGEVIEGKVKDFLPHGFRLTPERDPQGI, from the coding sequence ATGATGGACCCTACGCTTCTCGAGGCCGCCCAAGCCGCTTTCAAGCAGGCTTACGCCCCCTTTTCACGCTTCCGGGTGGGCAGCGCGCTGCGCAGCGCTTCGGGCCGGGTATTTTTTGGGGCAAACGTCGAGAACTCCTCGTACGGCCTGACCCGCTGCGCCGAGCAGAGCTCGGTGCAGACCATGGTCTCGTCCGGCGAGCGCGAGTTCGGGCAGATCGTGGTGTACAGCGAGTCTTCCCCGCCCGCCAGCCCCTGCGGGGCCTGCCGCCAGATCCTGTTCGAGTTCGCGCCCGAGGCCGAGGTGTACTGCACCAACCACCTGGGCGAGGTGATCGAGGGGAAGGTCAAGGACTTCTTGCCGCACGGCTTTCGCCTGACACCCGAGCGCGACCCTCAAGGCATCTGA
- a CDS encoding nitrilase-related carbon-nitrogen hydrolase: MTRTPFRLAAAQYEVSYLESWEAYAAKLAAWTAEAAGAGARLLVFPEYAPMELASLFAPEVQANVPAQFPLLQDLLPAYLELHRELARRHDVYLLAGSFPEELGGGRYVNRAYLFDPSGERRYQDKQIMTRFENEQWGILPNPGLKVFETDLGRVGVNICYDSEFPLLARAQVEAGAELILVPSCTDTLAGYHRVRTGSRARALENQCYVVQSPLVGTAAWSEAIDINVGAAGVYTPVDRGFPANGVLVEGELNAARWVYAEIDLDALAQAREDGQVFNHRDWPRQTAAVDAGVRLEAAPREQTVS; this comes from the coding sequence GTGACCCGTACGCCGTTTCGTCTGGCCGCCGCGCAGTACGAGGTGTCCTACCTCGAGTCGTGGGAGGCCTACGCCGCGAAGCTGGCGGCTTGGACTGCCGAGGCGGCCGGGGCCGGGGCCAGGCTGCTGGTCTTTCCCGAGTACGCCCCGATGGAGCTGGCCTCGCTGTTTGCTCCCGAGGTGCAGGCAAACGTTCCTGCGCAGTTCCCGCTGTTGCAGGACCTGCTGCCCGCCTACCTCGAGCTGCACCGCGAACTGGCCCGCCGCCACGACGTGTACCTGCTGGCGGGCAGCTTTCCCGAGGAGTTGGGCGGGGGGCGTTACGTCAACCGTGCCTACCTGTTTGACCCCTCGGGTGAGCGCCGCTACCAGGACAAGCAGATCATGACCCGCTTCGAGAACGAGCAGTGGGGCATATTGCCCAACCCCGGCCTGAAGGTTTTCGAGACCGACTTGGGTCGGGTGGGGGTGAACATCTGTTACGACTCGGAGTTTCCGCTGCTGGCCCGCGCGCAGGTCGAGGCGGGTGCCGAGCTGATCCTGGTCCCGTCGTGCACCGACACGCTGGCCGGTTACCACCGGGTCCGCACCGGCAGCCGCGCCCGCGCGCTCGAGAACCAGTGCTACGTGGTGCAGTCCCCCTTGGTGGGTACCGCCGCGTGGTCCGAGGCCATCGACATCAACGTAGGCGCTGCCGGCGTCTACACGCCCGTGGACCGGGGTTTCCCGGCCAACGGCGTGCTCGTCGAGGGCGAGCTGAACGCGGCCCGTTGGGTATACGCCGAGATCGATCTGGACGCGCTCGCCCAGGCCCGTGAGGACGGCCAGGTCTTCAATCATCGGGACTGGCCCCGTCAGACTGCGGCCGTGGACGCGGGCGTGCGCCTCGAGGCGGCTCCGCGGGAACAGACCGTATCCTGA
- a CDS encoding GNAT family N-acetyltransferase yields the protein MTVRLEVLPPAQQQQVLADLARLRITVFREFPYLYDGDLAYEQRYLHTYLEAPDFFLAVVRDGERVVGATTALPLEAETAELQAPFRAAGIDPAAVFYFGESVLLPEYRGMGFGRQFLELREARARELGRQWAAFCAVDRPADHPRRPQGYRPLDALWDRQGFVRRPDLTTTMTWQDLDEPAESPKRMVFWTKFLTAGGSA from the coding sequence TTGACTGTCCGCCTCGAAGTGCTGCCCCCCGCGCAGCAGCAGCAGGTGCTCGCGGACCTGGCGCGGCTGCGCATCACGGTGTTCCGCGAGTTCCCGTACCTCTACGACGGCGACCTCGCCTACGAGCAGCGCTACTTGCACACCTACCTCGAGGCCCCTGACTTCTTCCTGGCCGTCGTGCGCGACGGTGAGCGGGTGGTTGGGGCCACCACCGCCCTGCCCCTCGAGGCGGAAACAGCCGAGCTGCAGGCCCCGTTTCGGGCGGCGGGCATCGACCCGGCGGCGGTGTTTTACTTCGGGGAGTCGGTGCTGCTGCCCGAGTACCGCGGGATGGGGTTCGGACGGCAGTTCCTCGAGTTGCGCGAGGCGCGCGCGCGTGAGCTGGGCCGCCAGTGGGCCGCTTTCTGCGCGGTCGACCGGCCCGCGGATCATCCGCGCAGGCCGCAGGGCTACCGTCCGCTCGACGCCCTGTGGGACCGGCAGGGCTTCGTGCGCCGTCCGGACCTGACCACCACCATGACCTGGCAGGACCTCGATGAGCCTGCCGAGTCGCCCAAACGCATGGTCTTCTGGACCAAGTTCTTGACCGCTGGAGGTTCCGCGTGA
- a CDS encoding ketosteroid isomerase-related protein — translation MSNATRQLIEQYYAAFNAADWDAFMALLTEDVVHDVNEGAREGGREAFGQFMERMNRSYREHISNITVMVNEDGSRAAAEYIVEGTYLQTDEGLPEARGQQYRLPGGAFFDIRDGKVARVTNYYNLQEWIRQVEG, via the coding sequence ATGTCCAATGCTACCCGTCAGCTGATCGAACAGTACTACGCCGCCTTCAACGCCGCCGACTGGGACGCCTTTATGGCCCTGCTCACCGAGGACGTGGTGCACGACGTCAACGAGGGCGCGCGCGAGGGCGGCCGCGAGGCCTTCGGGCAGTTCATGGAACGGATGAACCGCTCGTACCGCGAGCACATCAGCAACATCACGGTCATGGTCAACGAGGACGGCAGCCGTGCCGCCGCCGAGTACATCGTAGAAGGCACGTACCTGCAGACCGACGAGGGTCTGCCCGAGGCCCGGGGTCAGCAGTACCGCCTGCCCGGCGGTGCCTTTTTCGACATCCGCGATGGCAAGGTCGCGCGCGTGACCAACTACTACAACCTGCAGGAGTGGATCCGGCAGGTGGAGGGCTGA
- a CDS encoding DUF3352 domain-containing protein → MRTVLALTVTLAAAAITTASAATLTRYVPQDALMTLEVNDLPGTEQRLGGFAKELRALDLPGLFAELANEPAFKTQNPGDLIAREAVISLHWSPKATEPGVLLVSKPKAGADKAIANMLRRTVDAQKKSKSGTVRQYKEGRYSFYQSEGFAFGYANGVAYASSDANLLRGFLRRLGGGKEPGLSQSAAYASTMNTVGNGVIRAYLNFDAAGNTASALLSKTDFSREAREVVASLRTLGQFGANLAVTANGLESSSVLTPNPKGSDKALYNLLLLPPQPLVSAAALPASAETFGFGRMDLPAFVRYMDTWFTKLGGRGTPGLTEMARQNLGIDLQSALLGWVGQEYAVVTFPQAAGAPRKSSSATDPFADLQGFAFYLSAKNPAAASSGLDSLFGKLIEMTAGEEDAPKLRSLTVAGVPAKALETEDFGIFYAIKGNYVTFTFSEADLGKALADGPRLADSAAFRNAIARFPKSVQALQYGGAPMLQTREAIRQQLTLALSSAGDNLTGAQQTRLINRFTTFIDAFQRRLGSQAGYTTVENGKLVTRSYQNINWK, encoded by the coding sequence ATGCGCACCGTACTGGCCCTGACCGTTACCCTGGCCGCCGCTGCAATCACCACGGCGTCGGCCGCGACCCTCACCCGCTACGTTCCCCAAGATGCCCTGATGACCCTCGAGGTGAACGACCTGCCGGGAACCGAGCAACGGCTGGGCGGCTTTGCCAAGGAGCTGCGGGCCCTGGATCTGCCGGGCCTGTTCGCCGAGCTGGCGAACGAGCCCGCCTTCAAGACCCAGAACCCCGGAGACCTGATCGCACGCGAAGCGGTGATCAGCCTGCACTGGTCGCCCAAAGCCACCGAGCCCGGAGTGCTGCTGGTCTCCAAACCCAAAGCCGGCGCGGACAAGGCCATTGCCAACATGCTGCGCCGCACCGTGGATGCCCAGAAGAAGTCGAAGTCGGGTACGGTCCGGCAGTACAAAGAGGGACGTTACAGCTTCTACCAGAGCGAAGGTTTCGCGTTCGGTTACGCCAACGGCGTGGCTTACGCCTCGTCGGACGCGAACCTGCTGCGCGGCTTCCTGCGCCGCCTTGGCGGGGGCAAGGAGCCCGGACTCTCGCAGAGTGCCGCCTATGCCTCCACCATGAACACGGTCGGTAACGGCGTCATCCGGGCCTACCTCAACTTCGACGCGGCCGGCAACACCGCCAGCGCCCTGCTGTCCAAGACCGACTTCTCGCGCGAGGCCCGCGAGGTGGTGGCCAGCCTGCGCACCCTGGGGCAGTTCGGCGCGAACCTCGCGGTAACGGCGAACGGCCTCGAGAGCTCCTCGGTGCTGACGCCCAACCCCAAGGGCAGCGACAAGGCCCTGTACAACCTGCTGCTGCTGCCCCCGCAACCGCTGGTCAGCGCGGCCGCCCTGCCCGCCTCGGCCGAGACCTTCGGCTTCGGACGCATGGACCTGCCCGCCTTCGTGCGCTACATGGACACCTGGTTCACCAAGCTGGGCGGACGCGGCACCCCGGGTCTGACCGAAATGGCCCGCCAAAACCTCGGCATCGACTTGCAAAGCGCTCTGCTCGGCTGGGTCGGCCAGGAGTACGCGGTGGTGACCTTCCCGCAGGCCGCAGGCGCTCCCCGCAAGTCCAGCAGCGCGACCGATCCCTTCGCAGACCTGCAGGGCTTCGCCTTCTACCTGTCCGCCAAGAACCCGGCTGCGGCCTCGAGCGGCCTCGATAGCCTGTTCGGCAAGCTGATCGAGATGACGGCTGGAGAAGAAGATGCTCCCAAACTGCGCAGCCTGACCGTTGCCGGCGTCCCGGCCAAAGCGCTCGAGACCGAGGACTTCGGGATCTTCTACGCAATCAAGGGCAACTACGTCACTTTCACCTTCAGTGAGGCTGACCTGGGCAAGGCCCTGGCCGACGGTCCGCGTCTGGCCGACAGCGCAGCCTTCCGCAACGCCATCGCCCGCTTCCCCAAGAGCGTGCAGGCGCTGCAATACGGCGGTGCGCCGATGCTTCAGACCCGCGAGGCGATCCGTCAGCAGCTGACTCTGGCCCTTAGCAGTGCAGGCGACAATCTCACCGGTGCCCAGCAGACCCGTCTGATCAACCGCTTCACCACCTTCATCGATGCTTTCCAGCGCCGCCTGGGATCGCAGGCGGGGTACACCACCGTGGAAAACGGCAAGCTGGTGACCCGCAGCTACCAGAACATCAACTGGAAGTAA
- the cax gene encoding calcium/proton exchanger, translating into MLNWLLIFLPIAVYLEFTHAPGTWIFIAAALAILPLAGLMGRATEELATKTGSAVGGLLNATFGNATELIIAFFALQAGKLEVVKASITGSILGNLLLVLGLAVFLGGLRFKTQVFNRHNAGLVTSLLTISVLGLLIPAMFDLASRSFAGERNPAGIDLSLSVATAVVLILIYIANIIFSLFTHKNVLSAHDEGHGEAHSGPAWSVPVAVGVLLAATVAVAFMSEFLVGSLEEATAALGLSEFFVGIILIPIIGNAAEHAAAIVFAMKNKMDLAVTIALGSTVQVALLVAPLLVLLSLLVGRPMDLVLHNPLELAAVVAGVVIANNIARDGESNWIEGLMLLGVYVILAFAFFFFPA; encoded by the coding sequence ATGTTGAACTGGCTGCTGATCTTTCTGCCGATCGCGGTCTACCTCGAGTTCACCCACGCCCCGGGCACCTGGATCTTTATCGCCGCGGCCCTGGCCATCTTGCCGCTCGCCGGGCTGATGGGCCGCGCCACCGAGGAACTGGCCACCAAGACCGGCAGCGCCGTAGGCGGGCTGCTCAACGCCACCTTCGGCAACGCCACCGAGCTGATCATCGCCTTTTTTGCCCTGCAGGCGGGCAAGCTCGAGGTGGTCAAGGCCTCGATCACCGGGTCGATCCTGGGCAACTTGCTGCTGGTGCTGGGCCTGGCGGTCTTCCTGGGCGGCCTGCGCTTCAAGACGCAGGTCTTTAATCGCCACAACGCCGGCCTCGTCACCTCGCTGCTGACCATCTCGGTGCTGGGCCTGCTGATTCCCGCCATGTTCGACCTCGCCTCGAGGTCCTTTGCCGGGGAGCGCAATCCGGCCGGCATCGACCTGAGCCTCTCGGTCGCCACGGCAGTCGTGTTGATCTTGATCTACATCGCCAACATCATCTTCTCGCTCTTTACCCACAAGAACGTGCTCAGCGCGCACGACGAGGGGCACGGCGAGGCCCACTCCGGACCGGCCTGGAGTGTCCCGGTCGCGGTGGGCGTGCTGCTGGCCGCCACGGTCGCAGTCGCCTTCATGTCCGAATTCCTGGTCGGCAGCCTCGAGGAGGCCACCGCTGCGCTGGGGCTCTCCGAGTTCTTCGTGGGCATCATCTTGATCCCGATCATCGGCAACGCCGCCGAGCACGCCGCCGCCATCGTGTTCGCCATGAAAAACAAGATGGATCTGGCAGTCACCATCGCACTGGGCTCCACCGTGCAGGTGGCCCTGCTGGTCGCTCCGCTGCTGGTGCTGCTCTCGTTGCTGGTCGGCCGCCCGATGGACCTGGTGCTGCACAATCCCCTCGAGCTCGCGGCGGTGGTGGCCGGGGTGGTGATCGCCAACAACATCGCGCGGGACGGCGAGAGCAACTGGATCGAAGGCCTGATGCTGCTGGGGGTGTACGTCATCTTGGCCTTTGCCTTCTTCTTTTTCCCGGCTTAA